A single region of the Novosphingobium sp. genome encodes:
- a CDS encoding TonB-dependent receptor, translated as MIFAETSVLRKAPGIAIGALAIALATPVAAQTAPALASAPAADQAPTTKSDAEIIVTGSRIKGVAAVGSSVIALDQTKIAQEPVTSANDLLRRVPQVVGLGQNRNGGTAQNGAANATRGAGINLRGIGTNATLVLYDGKRLPPMGTQGQFTDPSVIPSIMLSRVEVVADGASAIYGSDAIAGVVNFILRKNFSGTEFKARSGFTDDGSYNEQLFSAIHGQKWDSGYFTIAGEYTRNSPLFARDLSWYQDDNRYRGGRDLRVNTCNPGTITAGGNTYAIPAGGVTSANVGSLQAGTSNKCFYNNRDAVIPSQQRFSAVANFSQNLTDNLRLFGDGYYSYRDGQIWGNTDTFTATVPNTNPFFVSPVAGLRSETVTYSLVPELGSDISPYHAYSWNATAGAELKFASDWTGTVYYGHGESKDVSDRRLGVNAAALAAALADTNPATALNVFGGANNPATLAKIHDNYFQIIGATKLDVANLQFSGSLLHLPGGKLRVAVGGEYRKEYTFTDLVSGNSAAQVHTADAGSRNVKALFGELYVPIFSGENAIPAFQQLTLSLAGRYEHYSDFGSTTNPKVGLTWKPVSGVTVRGSYGTSFRAPTFTEVSQVAGGAGLYYDTLPGPSGNLTGIGIAGGNPQLKPETARTWSAGVEFAPHAVQGLVATLTYFDIDYRNQIQALRGTSGILTNPLYASFVTFNPSAAQVSALVNSGLPLNNAINTSAVAFIVDGRRQNLGRSLVSGFDFGVNYGHTFGDVKLDGGVQGTYYTRYNFQAVPGSAFTSVINTINFPQQFRMQADIGATWHKLRTRLTLNHLGGYSNTGVIPYQTVASYNSVDAYVGVDVTERFNLSIDARNLFNQNPPFVDQTRGYDAQSANPMPRVISLTAGVKF; from the coding sequence ATGATTTTCGCAGAAACATCCGTCCTGCGCAAAGCCCCCGGCATTGCGATTGGCGCGCTGGCCATCGCACTGGCCACGCCGGTCGCCGCGCAGACCGCCCCAGCACTCGCATCGGCCCCTGCCGCCGATCAGGCCCCCACCACCAAGAGCGACGCCGAAATCATTGTCACCGGCAGCCGCATCAAGGGCGTGGCCGCCGTGGGGTCCTCGGTGATCGCGCTCGATCAGACCAAGATCGCGCAAGAACCCGTTACCTCGGCCAACGATCTGCTGCGCCGCGTGCCTCAGGTCGTCGGGCTGGGGCAGAACCGCAATGGCGGCACCGCGCAGAACGGCGCCGCCAATGCGACGCGTGGTGCGGGGATCAACCTGCGCGGTATCGGCACCAATGCCACGCTGGTGCTCTATGACGGCAAGCGCCTGCCCCCCATGGGCACGCAGGGCCAGTTCACAGACCCTTCGGTGATCCCCTCGATCATGCTCAGCCGCGTGGAGGTGGTGGCCGATGGCGCTTCGGCCATCTATGGCTCAGACGCCATTGCGGGGGTGGTGAACTTCATCCTGCGCAAGAATTTCAGTGGCACCGAATTCAAGGCGCGCAGCGGTTTTACCGACGATGGCAGCTATAATGAGCAGCTCTTCTCGGCCATCCATGGGCAGAAATGGGACAGCGGCTATTTCACCATCGCGGGGGAATACACCCGTAACTCCCCGCTCTTTGCCCGCGACCTGTCATGGTATCAGGATGACAACCGTTATCGCGGCGGGCGAGACCTGCGCGTCAACACCTGCAACCCCGGCACGATCACGGCGGGCGGCAACACCTATGCCATTCCGGCGGGCGGGGTGACGAGCGCCAATGTCGGTTCGCTGCAGGCGGGCACCAGCAACAAATGCTTCTACAACAACCGCGATGCCGTCATCCCCTCGCAGCAACGCTTCAGCGCGGTGGCCAATTTCAGCCAGAACCTGACAGACAATCTGCGCCTGTTCGGTGACGGCTATTATTCCTATCGCGACGGCCAGATCTGGGGCAACACCGACACCTTCACCGCCACCGTGCCCAACACCAATCCCTTCTTCGTCTCGCCGGTGGCGGGGCTGCGGTCGGAAACGGTGACCTATTCGCTGGTGCCTGAACTCGGTTCGGATATCTCGCCCTATCACGCCTATTCGTGGAATGCGACGGCGGGCGCGGAGCTGAAATTCGCCTCGGACTGGACCGGCACCGTCTATTACGGCCATGGCGAGAGCAAGGACGTATCCGACAGGCGACTGGGTGTGAATGCCGCCGCGCTGGCCGCCGCTCTGGCCGATACCAATCCGGCCACCGCGCTCAATGTGTTTGGCGGAGCCAACAATCCGGCGACCTTGGCCAAGATCCACGACAATTACTTCCAGATCATCGGCGCGACCAAGCTTGATGTCGCGAACCTGCAATTCAGCGGATCGCTGCTGCATCTGCCCGGCGGCAAGCTGCGCGTGGCGGTGGGCGGCGAATATCGCAAGGAATATACCTTCACCGATCTGGTCAGCGGCAATTCGGCGGCACAGGTTCACACGGCCGACGCAGGGTCGCGCAATGTGAAGGCGCTGTTCGGCGAACTCTATGTGCCGATTTTCAGCGGCGAGAATGCCATTCCCGCCTTCCAGCAGCTCACTCTGTCACTGGCGGGCCGCTATGAACATTACAGCGACTTCGGCAGCACCACCAACCCCAAGGTGGGCCTCACTTGGAAGCCGGTGTCGGGCGTGACGGTGCGCGGCTCCTACGGCACCTCCTTCCGCGCCCCGACCTTTACCGAGGTGTCGCAGGTGGCGGGCGGCGCGGGCCTCTATTACGACACGCTGCCCGGCCCCAGCGGCAATCTGACCGGCATCGGCATCGCGGGCGGCAACCCGCAGTTGAAGCCCGAAACCGCGCGCACCTGGTCGGCGGGGGTAGAGTTCGCACCCCATGCGGTGCAGGGTCTGGTCGCCACCCTCACCTATTTCGACATCGACTATCGCAACCAGATCCAGGCGCTGCGCGGCACCTCGGGCATTCTGACCAATCCGCTCTATGCCTCCTTCGTCACCTTCAACCCCAGCGCCGCGCAGGTCAGCGCGCTGGTCAATTCTGGCCTGCCGCTCAACAATGCGATCAACACCTCGGCGGTGGCCTTTATCGTCGATGGGCGGCGGCAGAATCTGGGTCGCTCGCTGGTCAGCGGCTTCGATTTCGGGGTGAATTACGGCCATACCTTCGGCGATGTGAAGCTGGATGGCGGGGTGCAGGGCACCTATTACACGCGCTATAATTTCCAGGCGGTGCCGGGTTCGGCCTTCACCAGCGTGATCAACACCATCAACTTCCCGCAGCAGTTCCGCATGCAGGCCGACATCGGCGCGACATGGCACAAGCTGCGCACCCGCCTCACGCTCAACCATCTGGGCGGCTACAGCAACACCGGCGTCATTCCCTATCAGACCGTCGCCTCCTACAACTCGGTCGATGCCTATGTCGGGGTGGATGTGACCGAGCGTTTCAACCTCTCGATCGATGCGCGCAATCTGTTCAACCAGAACCCGCCCTTCGTCGACCAGACGCGCGGCTACGACGCGCAATCGGCCAATCCGATGCCGCGCGTGATCTCGCTGACCGCCGGAGTAAAGTTCTGA
- a CDS encoding CapA family protein — MSKPGIVLAVGDLAMDRADYDESFTATRDVLTAADITFGQLETSFAEKGVRAPQARHAVLARPDGAAALGRAGFDLISMAGNHVLDWGNDAFFETRTHIENNGMQVVGAGANIAQARAPVHYTLPDGTTVAFLAYSSILPMAYWADERRPGCAPMRAFTIYEQIEHDQPGTPPRTHSYPHREDLAALEADIRAAKAQADVVFVSLHWGIHFVRATIPDYAHDVARAAIAAGADAILGGHPHILKGCDIIDGKPVFHSLCNFATDLKMDAAHAASKSWNEIRVLAETWEPDFEGLYNFPEASRLSIIARFEIAEGRIQRSGFLPLYIDRDAVPRLVAPGDPRHTQVVDYLTAVTQEAGLSARYRQGEHMVEIVA, encoded by the coding sequence ATGAGCAAGCCCGGCATCGTTCTGGCCGTCGGCGATCTGGCGATGGACCGCGCCGATTACGACGAAAGCTTCACCGCCACCCGCGATGTGCTGACCGCCGCCGACATCACCTTCGGCCAGCTGGAAACCAGCTTTGCCGAGAAAGGCGTGCGCGCGCCGCAAGCCCGCCATGCCGTGCTGGCCCGCCCCGATGGCGCCGCCGCGCTGGGCCGGGCCGGGTTCGACCTGATTTCCATGGCGGGCAACCATGTGCTCGACTGGGGCAATGACGCCTTTTTCGAAACCAGAACGCATATCGAAAACAACGGCATGCAGGTGGTGGGCGCGGGCGCCAACATCGCTCAGGCCCGCGCCCCGGTGCATTACACCCTGCCCGATGGCACGACGGTCGCCTTCCTTGCCTATTCCAGCATCCTGCCCATGGCCTATTGGGCGGATGAGCGCCGCCCCGGCTGCGCTCCGATGCGCGCCTTCACCATCTATGAGCAGATCGAGCACGATCAGCCCGGCACGCCGCCGCGCACCCATTCCTACCCCCATCGCGAGGATCTGGCCGCGCTGGAGGCCGACATTCGCGCCGCCAAGGCGCAGGCCGATGTCGTCTTCGTCTCGCTGCACTGGGGCATCCATTTCGTGCGGGCGACCATCCCCGATTACGCCCATGATGTCGCCCGCGCTGCCATTGCCGCCGGGGCCGATGCCATTCTTGGCGGCCACCCGCATATCCTGAAAGGCTGCGACATCATCGATGGCAAGCCGGTCTTCCACTCGCTGTGCAACTTCGCCACCGATCTGAAGATGGACGCCGCCCATGCCGCCTCCAAAAGCTGGAACGAGATCCGCGTGCTGGCCGAAACATGGGAGCCCGATTTCGAGGGCCTCTACAATTTCCCCGAAGCCTCGCGCCTGTCGATCATCGCCCGTTTCGAGATCGCCGAAGGCCGTATCCAGCGCAGCGGCTTCCTGCCGCTCTACATCGACCGCGATGCCGTGCCGCGCCTTGTCGCACCGGGCGATCCGCGCCACACGCAAGTGGTGGATTATCTCACCGCCGTCACGCAGGAAGCAGGCTTGAGCGCCCGCTACCGGCAGGGCGAGCATATGGTGGAGATCGTGGCATGA
- a CDS encoding cytochrome P450, protein MAHDFDPLQPETFDSAHGDYQRLRAQCPVAHSDAWGGFWALMKHDDVARAAADWQTFITSQQNVVPKVAFTGRRPPLHLDPPEHTPYRRALAPLFTEKRIARLEPVVRGICKALLAPMVARGGGDVCADYGAPMPVSVFAHWMNLDEEAIVALTDAGKRYNVAVQSADMETTKETSLLLYDMARAVVAQRRIAPLPVDEDATSALLAVRVDGEPLPEEMIVGTIRQVLVVGLIAPSVVIGSIAVHLARHPDLQTQLRAQPELMPAAIEEFLRLYAPYRGFARTATCPVTIRDRTIPQGEPITLVYASANRDADVFDDPDSFRIDRPNMKDSLAFGRGPHNCVGAGLARLELRIAIEELLAAATAFTLDGEPKPTRFPEIGALSVPIHFTGDA, encoded by the coding sequence ATGGCTCATGATTTCGACCCCCTCCAGCCGGAAACCTTCGACAGCGCGCATGGCGATTACCAACGCCTGCGCGCCCAGTGCCCCGTCGCCCACAGCGATGCCTGGGGCGGCTTCTGGGCGCTGATGAAGCATGACGATGTGGCCAGGGCCGCCGCCGACTGGCAGACCTTCATCACCTCGCAGCAGAATGTGGTGCCCAAGGTGGCCTTCACCGGTCGGCGCCCCCCACTCCATCTCGATCCGCCCGAACATACGCCCTATCGCCGCGCGCTGGCGCCGCTCTTCACCGAAAAGCGCATCGCCCGGCTCGAACCCGTGGTGCGCGGCATCTGCAAGGCGTTGCTCGCGCCGATGGTGGCGCGCGGCGGCGGCGATGTCTGCGCCGATTATGGCGCGCCCATGCCAGTGTCGGTCTTTGCCCATTGGATGAATCTGGATGAGGAGGCCATCGTCGCCCTCACCGATGCGGGCAAGCGCTACAATGTCGCCGTACAATCGGCGGATATGGAGACGACCAAGGAAACCAGCCTGCTGCTCTACGATATGGCGCGCGCCGTGGTGGCGCAGCGCCGCATCGCCCCGCTGCCGGTCGATGAGGATGCCACCAGCGCCCTGCTCGCGGTGCGCGTCGATGGCGAGCCGCTGCCCGAGGAGATGATCGTCGGCACCATCCGCCAGGTGCTGGTCGTCGGGCTGATCGCGCCCAGCGTGGTCATCGGCTCGATTGCGGTGCATCTGGCGCGCCATCCCGATCTGCAAACGCAACTGCGCGCCCAGCCCGAGCTGATGCCCGCCGCCATCGAGGAATTTCTGCGGCTCTATGCGCCCTATCGCGGTTTTGCGCGCACCGCCACCTGTCCGGTGACGATCCGCGACCGCACCATCCCGCAGGGCGAGCCGATCACGCTGGTCTATGCCTCGGCCAACCGCGATGCCGATGTGTTCGACGATCCCGACAGCTTCCGGATCGACCGGCCCAATATGAAGGATTCGCTGGCTTTCGGGCGCGGGCCACACAATTGCGTGGGCGCGGGGCTCGCCCGGCTGGAGCTGCGCATCGCCATCGAGGAATTGCTGGCCGCCGCCACCGCCTTCACGCTGGATGGCGAGCCCAAACCCACCCGCTTCCCCGAAATCGGCGCGCTGAGCGTGCCCATCCATTTCACAGGTGACGCATGA
- a CDS encoding LacI family DNA-binding transcriptional regulator: MNARTPRLEEVASLAGVSTATVSRFLNNPAMVAQQTAQRVQAAIVETGYLPNLNAGALASNRSRLIAALVPDIAQSIFNDTMEAMIEQLSADGNSVVMSLTGPDNRRLEAQIDAALSRRVDAIILTGIVSDLETRKRLKSQSATVIETWGLPEDPIDVAVGFSHAAVGREMARFLHGRGYRRPHLVVPRSGRSQARASSFAEHWMADGGEQPSILEVNIPSHFGQGRLAFRGLTDLEHRPDVVVCGSDWIAQGLLVEAQAAGVRVPDQLAVTGFGNLRLAGDMRPTITSVDIDGARIASEVHRILRARAAGEVLPSSLVDVGFRIIARESA; encoded by the coding sequence ATGAATGCTCGCACCCCACGCCTTGAAGAGGTGGCCTCGCTGGCTGGTGTTTCCACCGCCACGGTCTCGCGCTTTCTCAACAACCCCGCCATGGTGGCGCAGCAGACCGCGCAGCGGGTGCAGGCGGCCATCGTCGAGACCGGCTATCTGCCCAATCTCAATGCCGGAGCGCTCGCCTCCAACCGCTCGCGGCTGATCGCGGCGCTGGTGCCCGATATCGCCCAGTCGATCTTCAACGATACGATGGAAGCGATGATCGAGCAGCTTTCCGCCGATGGCAACAGCGTGGTCATGTCGCTGACAGGCCCCGACAATCGCCGTCTGGAGGCGCAGATCGATGCCGCGCTGTCGCGCCGGGTCGATGCCATCATCCTGACCGGCATCGTCAGCGATCTGGAAACCCGCAAAAGGTTGAAAAGCCAGTCGGCCACAGTGATCGAGACCTGGGGCCTGCCGGAGGACCCCATTGATGTCGCGGTGGGTTTTTCCCATGCCGCCGTGGGGCGCGAGATGGCGCGTTTCCTGCACGGCAGGGGCTATCGCCGCCCGCATCTGGTGGTGCCGCGCTCGGGTCGTTCGCAGGCGCGCGCCTCCAGCTTTGCCGAGCACTGGATGGCCGATGGCGGCGAACAGCCCAGCATTCTGGAGGTCAACATTCCCAGCCATTTCGGGCAGGGACGGCTGGCGTTTCGCGGGCTGACCGATCTGGAGCATCGCCCCGATGTGGTGGTCTGCGGTTCGGACTGGATCGCGCAGGGCCTGCTGGTGGAGGCGCAGGCTGCCGGTGTGCGCGTGCCCGATCAACTGGCGGTGACGGGCTTCGGCAATCTGCGGCTGGCGGGCGATATGCGGCCCACGATCACCTCGGTCGATATCGATGGCGCGCGGATCGCTTCGGAGGTGCATCGTATCCTGCGTGCCCGTGCGGCGGGAGAGGTTCTACCCTCCTCGCTGGTTGATGTGGGGTTCCGCATCATCGCGCGGGAAAGCGCCTAG
- a CDS encoding dienelactone hydrolase family protein, translating to MMRVIPVAAFGLALSVAAASLPGTLQAQDDPKRVPLPGDIALKEDSARQRPLKWSMPDNPGSGPYAAIKAVDPAFPDHVIYRPAHLAGLKRPLAILLWGNGGCRGDGASARLFLEEIASHGFLVIAPGTILSGPGTPMPADDKTMGKSLTADVLAGLDLAEKANVAGMYKGRLDLARVAVAGTSCGGLQALQAAADPRIKAAIGLHTGFFNDDRAPNTGEATSKNQLRALHTPVLYILGGPRDIAYENGMDDLTRIDHVPVVVASHAVGHLGTFNQTNGGSEAQVSLNWLNWQLYGDGKAGAEFTGKDCGLCRDREWALERKKLLN from the coding sequence ATGATGCGTGTGATCCCGGTTGCCGCCTTCGGGCTGGCCCTCAGCGTTGCGGCGGCAAGCCTGCCCGGCACCTTGCAGGCGCAGGATGACCCCAAGCGCGTGCCGCTGCCCGGCGATATCGCGCTCAAGGAAGATTCGGCCAGGCAGCGCCCGCTGAAATGGTCGATGCCGGACAATCCGGGCAGTGGGCCCTATGCCGCGATCAAGGCGGTAGATCCGGCTTTCCCCGATCATGTGATCTATCGTCCGGCGCATTTGGCCGGGCTGAAGCGTCCTCTGGCGATCCTGCTATGGGGCAATGGCGGCTGCCGTGGCGACGGCGCTTCGGCGCGGCTGTTCCTTGAAGAGATCGCCTCGCATGGCTTTCTGGTGATCGCGCCCGGCACGATTCTGAGCGGCCCCGGAACCCCCATGCCGGCCGATGACAAGACCATGGGCAAGAGCCTGACTGCCGATGTGCTGGCCGGGCTTGATTTGGCGGAAAAGGCCAATGTGGCGGGGATGTACAAGGGGAGGCTGGATCTGGCGCGGGTGGCCGTCGCGGGCACAAGCTGCGGCGGGCTGCAGGCGCTTCAGGCGGCGGCGGACCCGCGCATCAAGGCAGCGATCGGTCTGCACACAGGTTTCTTCAACGATGACCGCGCGCCCAACACCGGTGAGGCCACCAGCAAGAACCAACTCAGGGCGTTGCACACGCCGGTGCTCTACATTCTGGGCGGGCCGCGCGACATTGCCTATGAAAACGGCATGGATGATCTGACGCGGATCGATCATGTGCCGGTGGTGGTGGCCAGCCATGCCGTCGGCCATCTGGGCACCTTCAACCAGACCAATGGCGGCAGCGAAGCGCAAGTGTCGCTCAACTGGCTGAATTGGCAGCTTTATGGCGATGGCAAAGCGGGCGCCGAATTTACAGGCAAGGATTGCGGCCTCTGCCGTGACAGGGAATGGGCGCTGGAGCGAAAGAAACTGCTCAACTAA
- a CDS encoding aspartate/glutamate racemase family protein — protein sequence MRTVGLLGGMSFEGSATYYRLINEAVRERLGGLNSADTIMRSVNFDTIVAMQKSGRWHDAGSFLADAAKGLEKAGADCVMICAVTMHLVADDVERAIHVPFIHIIDETAKRLREDGHRKPLLLATRYTMENGFYQERMAGHGIEVMVPEEDGREAVHAIIFDELCQGKVLAASRNALVTLVERAKADGADSVIFGCTEIGLILDPDALPLQGFDSTLIHANAAVAFALT from the coding sequence ATGCGCACAGTTGGATTACTCGGGGGGATGAGCTTCGAGGGCTCAGCTACCTACTACCGCCTCATCAATGAAGCCGTGCGTGAGCGCTTGGGAGGCCTTAACTCTGCCGATACGATCATGCGCTCGGTCAATTTCGACACAATCGTTGCCATGCAGAAGAGCGGGCGTTGGCATGACGCAGGCTCCTTCCTAGCCGATGCGGCGAAGGGGCTGGAGAAGGCGGGAGCGGATTGCGTGATGATTTGCGCGGTCACAATGCATCTCGTGGCTGATGACGTGGAGCGGGCGATCCATGTGCCTTTTATCCATATTATCGATGAGACAGCAAAGCGCCTGCGGGAAGACGGCCACCGTAAGCCACTGCTGCTCGCGACCCGTTATACGATGGAGAATGGTTTTTATCAGGAACGCATGGCTGGACATGGTATCGAGGTAATGGTGCCGGAGGAGGATGGCCGTGAGGCCGTTCACGCGATCATTTTTGATGAACTCTGCCAAGGGAAGGTGCTGGCCGCTTCGCGCAATGCACTTGTGACCTTGGTCGAGCGCGCCAAGGCGGACGGCGCTGACAGCGTGATCTTTGGTTGCACGGAAATCGGGCTGATCCTCGATCCGGATGCCTTGCCACTCCAAGGGTTCGACTCCACCCTCATCCATGCGAATGCGGCGGTCGCGTTCGCGCTCACCTAA
- a CDS encoding long-chain-fatty-acid--CoA ligase — translation MNAPRLLTAPAAQAYVFPLLIRHLLANVADQTDAVIVSGDLRLTYRDFLKRVGQLASMLAAKGVRQGDVVAVMDWDSHRYLECYFAIPMMGAVLQTVNVRLSPAQIAFTLNQSGASCLLYHADFAPLCAGLPACPAAIPMASDAPDDYEIQIAAAAPDYPFVDFDENAIATTFHTTGTTGDPKQVFFTHRQLVLHTLALAATLASQPDGQGMRRADVYMPMTPMFHVHAWGMPYVATMLGVKQVYPGRYAPARLLALKRREGVTLSHCVPTILRMLLDANDTGEGSLAPWTVVIGGAALPETLAREAGAAGIATVVGYGMSETGPVIALARDNAGQAGALCRAGFPLPLVQTRTDVDNGGELMLRAPWLTQGHATQAASDTLWAGGWMHTGDVAQADADGALRIVDRIKDVIKTGGEWVSSVALENLLEAQSGIVEAAVIGVPDARWGERPAAFVVAGAGFDPPRACAALQDHVAAGHLSRYAIPERVIVVESLPRTSVGKIDKKALRTLLNRQAGDA, via the coding sequence TTGAACGCGCCCAGACTGCTGACCGCCCCGGCCGCACAGGCCTATGTCTTTCCCCTGCTGATCCGCCACCTGCTGGCCAATGTCGCCGACCAGACCGATGCGGTGATCGTCAGCGGCGACCTTCGGCTGACCTATCGCGATTTCCTCAAACGCGTCGGTCAACTGGCCTCGATGCTGGCGGCCAAGGGCGTGCGGCAGGGCGATGTTGTGGCGGTGATGGATTGGGACAGCCATCGCTATCTCGAATGCTATTTCGCCATTCCGATGATGGGCGCGGTGCTGCAAACGGTGAATGTGCGCCTGTCCCCGGCGCAGATCGCCTTCACGCTGAACCAGTCGGGCGCCTCATGCCTGCTCTATCATGCCGATTTCGCGCCGCTGTGCGCGGGGCTGCCCGCTTGCCCCGCGGCCATCCCCATGGCCAGCGACGCGCCGGACGATTACGAGATCCAGATCGCCGCCGCCGCGCCCGATTATCCCTTTGTTGATTTCGACGAAAACGCCATCGCCACCACCTTTCACACCACCGGCACCACCGGCGATCCCAAGCAGGTGTTTTTCACCCATCGGCAACTGGTACTCCACACGCTGGCGCTGGCAGCCACGCTGGCCAGCCAGCCCGATGGGCAAGGCATGCGCCGCGCCGATGTCTACATGCCGATGACGCCGATGTTTCATGTCCATGCCTGGGGCATGCCCTATGTCGCCACCATGCTGGGCGTCAAACAGGTCTATCCGGGGCGCTATGCCCCGGCGCGGCTGCTGGCGCTGAAACGGCGCGAGGGCGTGACGCTGTCGCATTGCGTGCCCACGATCCTGCGCATGCTGCTCGACGCGAATGACACCGGGGAAGGATCGCTGGCGCCATGGACCGTGGTGATCGGCGGCGCGGCCCTGCCCGAAACGCTGGCCCGCGAGGCCGGGGCGGCGGGCATCGCCACCGTGGTGGGCTATGGCATGTCCGAAACGGGCCCGGTCATCGCTCTGGCCCGCGACAATGCGGGACAAGCCGGGGCGCTGTGCCGCGCGGGTTTCCCGCTGCCTCTGGTCCAGACCCGTACCGATGTTGACAATGGCGGCGAACTGATGCTGCGCGCGCCATGGCTGACGCAGGGCCATGCCACACAGGCGGCCTCCGATACGCTGTGGGCAGGCGGCTGGATGCACACCGGCGATGTCGCGCAGGCCGATGCCGATGGCGCCCTGCGCATTGTGGACCGGATCAAGGATGTCATCAAGACCGGGGGCGAATGGGTGTCCTCGGTTGCGCTGGAAAACCTGCTGGAGGCCCAATCCGGCATCGTTGAGGCCGCTGTCATCGGCGTGCCCGACGCTCGGTGGGGTGAGCGCCCGGCCGCCTTCGTGGTGGCAGGAGCGGGCTTTGACCCGCCGCGCGCCTGCGCCGCCTTGCAGGATCATGTCGCCGCCGGCCACCTCAGCCGCTATGCCATCCCCGAAAGGGTGATCGTGGTCGAAAGCCTGCCGCGCACCAGCGTGGGCAAGATCGACAAGAAGGCGCTGCGTACCCTGCTGAACCGACAGGCGGGAGATGCATGA